ATACATCTTCTTCACTGCTGCTTTGATCTTTTTCTTATCTGCACGGATATCAACAATGAAGACAAGCGTGTTGTTGTCTTCTATCTTCTTCATGGCAGATTCAGTCGTCAGAGGATACTTGAGGATCTGATAGTGGTCCAACTTGTTTCTTGGAGGGGCGCTGATGCGAGGATACTTTgggttcctttcctttttcagtGTCTTAGGTCTATGGAAGGTTACAGAAGTGCGGATCTTCTTTGCCTTCTTTTTAAGCGTAGAAGCTCCAGACTTCACAGCCTTGGCAGCTTTCAAGGCCTGTGCTTTTGGATCAGGCTTCTTCGGGGTAGCTGTTTGCAGACAATGCTCAGAGGGTTATGGGAAGAAAAGAGTAGATGCTTAATCTAAATAACATCATCTATGGGGGCATGGATGCCGAAGACATCCTTGCAAGCTAGAAGAGTACAAAACAAGGTCATTCTACATGATGCTCTCaacatttattaaaaaaataaaaaaataaaaaagtaaaactTTCAAATATATAGGGGTATTGCCTGAACGGAGAGGTATACAAGTGTAAGAAAGACACGCCATTTGAAGCCAAGAAATGCAGTACTGCAATACCATATGTATGCAGATAAATGCGTGAAAATGAAGCTTTTTAAGTTTCTCAGCTTACAAAATTGTAAAGGTTTTCACTTTCCAAATCCCTAATGAGTCAGATGGCTCATGTGTGATGCAGATGGCTCatgtgtgatgcaggacaattaaccacttgctctaaaagctcgaactgttagaataTGACAAATTAATctttttatctcatagctcaagccctacatctcatgggttatgaactcggccaaacccccctcgtgggccccaaatcacataggctgctcaccccgagtgtgtccccgcatcccacgggctaccccacccgagcccggtgtgaaatgcgtattaatcacccccggtgaggagtctcgaacacgagacctcccccttgggccccaaatcacatgggtcactcagctcgagtgtgtccccgcatctcacgggctaccccactcgagccggtgtgaaaatgcccctgcattaatcacccccggtgagaaatctcgaacacaagacctcctactctgataccaatttgatgcaggacaattaaccacttgctctaaaagctcgaactgttaaagcatggcgaattaatccatttatctcatagcctaggccccacatctcgtgggttaggacctcggccgaacccccttcgtgggccccaaatcacatgggtactgcctcacatgggccgcccaccccgaatgtccccgcatcccacaggctaccccactcgagcccggtgtgaaatgcgcattaatcacccccgatgaggagtctcgaacacgagacctctcccgtgggccccacccaccccgagtgtgcccctgcatcgcataggcgaccccactcgagcccggtgtgaaaatacccctgcattaatcacccccggtgaggagtctcgaacacgagacctcccgctctgataccaatttgatgcaggacaattaaccacttgcactaaaagctcgaactgttagagtatgacgaattaatccttttacCTCATAgtctaggccccacatctcatgagttaggacctcagccgaacccctctcgtgggccccaaatcacataggccgcccaccccgagtgtgtcctcgcatcccacaggctaccccactcgagcctagtgtgaaatgcgcattaatcacccccgatgaggagtctcaaacactagacctcccccgtgggccccaaatcacatgggtcacccacccgagtgtgtccctgcatcccacagactaccccactcgagcccggtgtgaaaatgcccctgcattaatgtgTTCACCTACGATCGCAGactatgaattttttttcttgtgcATTTGTGTGCATGTTGTAAACGCACAAGTGCatgtatgatttattttattctccatgaaaatcaaaatcaacagCAGCTGGCTAATTATAGTTCCTTTTAATAGGTAATTCGAATTGGACCACAAGAATACCATTTGCTGCTGAAAGACATGCATATCTTTAGCAATTAAATTTTGATTGCATCAAATTCATTACAGGCCTGTTTGTATCACCAAATACTCCAGTCCTATTAAGGACcgtcatcattatg
This DNA window, taken from Magnolia sinica isolate HGM2019 chromosome 14, MsV1, whole genome shotgun sequence, encodes the following:
- the LOC131225268 gene encoding large ribosomal subunit protein uL23 yields the protein MAPPTKATPKKPDPKAQALKAAKAVKSGASTLKKKAKKIRTSVTFHRPKTLKKERNPKYPRISAPPRNKLDHYQILKYPLTTESAMKKIEDNNTLVFIVDIRADKKKIKAAVKKMYDIQTKKVNTLIRPDGTKKAYVRLTPDYDALDVANKIGII